Proteins encoded within one genomic window of Oncorhynchus tshawytscha isolate Ot180627B linkage group LG02, Otsh_v2.0, whole genome shotgun sequence:
- the LOC112262659 gene encoding adenosine receptor A1-like → MPGGDVFYTVLEVLIAVACCLGNVLVIWAVWSSSNLRQPTFCFLVSLAAADFLVGSVAVPLAVLVDGRVCTSFNLCLFISCVVIMLTMSSVMSLLAISVDRFLRVFIPLRYKRTVTERRSWVVVAICWFVAFMLSFPPMFGWYNHDTLSHSGNSTTIICHFLAVIPMSYLVYFAFLLCTLTPLLVMAVLYCYIFGNIQRNMREKVGSSTQSHTYFRKERSLARSLTLVLVLFAFCWLPLDIMNCVAYFGNPSDIPQQAFYVGILLSHGNSAVNPIIYAFRIRKIQKAYLRIWRKVFVCRGDRQGS, encoded by the exons ATGCCTGGAGGAGACGTTTTCTACACAGTGCTGGAGGTGCTGATCGCTGTTGCCTGCTGTCTGGGAAATGTCCTGGTGATCTGGGCAGTGTGGTCGAGCAGCAACCTCCGGCAACCCACCTTCTGTTTTTTGGTCTCTCTGGCTGCAGCTGACTTCCTTGTAGGTTCTGTGGCTGTGCCGCTGGCTGTGCTGGTGGATGGACGGGTGTGCACCTCATTCAATCTATGTCTCTTCATAAGCTGTGTGGTCATCATGTTGACAATGTCTTCGGTCATGTCTCTGCTAGCCATCTCTGTGGACAGATTCCTACGCGTCTTCATCCCTCTCAG GTACAAGAggacagtaacagagaggagatCTTGGGTGGTGGTGGCAATATGTTGGTTTGTTGCCTTCATGTTGAGCTTCCCACCCATGTTTGGGTGGTACAACCATGACACATTGTCTCACTCAGGGAACTCAACCACCATCATCTGCCATTTCCTGGCTGTGATTCCCATGTCATACCTGGTTTACTTTGCATTCCTCCTCTGCACCCTCACTCCGTTGCTTGTCATGGCTGTCCTATACTGCTACATCTTCGGTAACATCCAGAGGAACatgagagagaaggtggggagcaGTACCCAGTCCCACACCTACTTCAGGAAGGAGAGGAGCCTGGCCCGATCCCTGACTCTGGTCCTGGTGCTCTTCGCCTTTTGCTGGCTCCCTCTGGACATCATGAACTGTGTTGCCTACTTTGGTAACCCATCAGACATACCCCAACAGGCCTTCTACGTGGGCATCCTCCTCTCCCATGGCAATTCAGCTGTCAACCCGATCATTTATGCCTTCAGGATCCGCAAGATCCAGAAAGCATACCTGAGGATATGGAGGAAGGTCTTTGTGTGTCGAGGTGACAGGCAGGGCTCTTAG